In a genomic window of Gloeocapsopsis dulcis:
- a CDS encoding Sll0314/Alr1548 family TPR repeat-containing protein translates to MRKQWFSAVQHTFTALASTTLVTLSLGFNPTLAQDPFRATNPRQIGDNTEAAFKAIFEQGNYQAAVNYLNQAEASEPNEPLAYAMRASLAYTLHNDLNAFNNYGKRTLETGRQLINQDPLRGNLYAAVGHFLQGAAALVGEGTVRGTPRALSELRQVYSYLDQAEAVAPNDPELNLLRGYMDLMLAVNLPFSSPQEAIDRLVKFAGPRYLADRGLAIGYRDLDQYTQALTYVERALQATPDNPELYYLKAQILAEQGNKQNNPSALKAAVENFDRAIAKKDQLPSSLVEQIERERSRTFQRVSSAS, encoded by the coding sequence ATGCGCAAACAATGGTTTTCTGCTGTACAACATACGTTTACTGCTTTGGCTAGCACAACATTAGTCACACTTAGCTTGGGATTTAATCCTACCCTGGCTCAAGATCCGTTTCGTGCTACTAACCCACGCCAAATTGGCGACAACACAGAAGCTGCATTTAAAGCCATATTCGAGCAAGGTAACTATCAAGCAGCCGTAAATTATCTTAATCAAGCTGAGGCAAGTGAACCTAATGAACCTTTAGCTTATGCGATGAGAGCTTCATTGGCATATACATTGCACAATGACTTAAACGCATTTAACAACTATGGCAAGCGAACTTTAGAAACTGGAAGGCAGTTAATCAATCAAGATCCTCTCCGAGGTAATTTATATGCTGCGGTAGGACATTTTTTACAAGGTGCAGCAGCGTTGGTAGGAGAGGGAACTGTTCGCGGTACACCACGAGCGTTATCAGAGTTAAGACAAGTCTACTCTTATCTAGATCAAGCAGAAGCTGTTGCTCCTAACGATCCAGAACTGAATCTACTACGGGGCTATATGGATTTGATGCTAGCAGTCAATCTACCATTTTCCAGCCCACAAGAAGCAATCGATCGACTAGTAAAATTTGCTGGTCCTCGGTATTTAGCAGATCGCGGTTTGGCAATTGGCTATCGCGATTTGGATCAGTATACGCAAGCTTTAACTTATGTAGAGCGAGCTTTACAAGCAACGCCTGATAATCCTGAATTGTACTATCTCAAAGCTCAAATTCTCGCCGAACAGGGCAACAAGCAAAATAATCCTTCCGCATTAAAAGCCGCAGTGGAGAATTTTGATCGCGCGATCGCCAAAAAAGACCAACTTCCATCTAGCTTAGTCGAACAAATCGAGCGCGAACGAAGTAGAACCTTTCAGCGTGTCAGCAGCGCTAGCTAA
- a CDS encoding DUF3531 family protein, protein MQVQFREFDPFDVWIWLEFATVPSEMEKRYVEEVFNSWFYLGKLGAFNAENLQVQEQGLDLSYMHYDEQMADNSLMALMHNMGEFEYEGTWGRCWLDIGTSDAIALDILINALKQLSQEYVSIATLYIGGENEDWTVEDSESRSSFIYDGSNN, encoded by the coding sequence ATGCAGGTACAGTTCCGTGAGTTCGATCCTTTTGATGTGTGGATTTGGCTAGAGTTTGCTACCGTTCCTTCAGAAATGGAGAAACGATACGTTGAAGAAGTCTTTAACTCTTGGTTCTATTTAGGTAAGCTCGGAGCATTCAACGCAGAAAATCTGCAAGTGCAAGAACAAGGACTTGATCTCAGCTATATGCATTACGACGAACAGATGGCTGACAATAGTTTAATGGCACTGATGCACAATATGGGGGAGTTTGAATATGAGGGAACTTGGGGACGTTGCTGGCTTGACATAGGGACGAGTGATGCGATCGCCCTTGATATTCTGATCAATGCTTTAAAGCAGTTGAGTCAAGAATATGTCAGTATTGCTACGTTATACATTGGCGGTGAAAACGAAGACTGGACAGTAGAAGATAGCGAGAGTCGTTCTAGTTTTATCTACGACGGTAGTAACAACTAA
- a CDS encoding NUDIX hydrolase has protein sequence MHKPGEIRVLALGLVKNSERTFLSQGYDPGKQQTFYRAMGGGVDFGETSREALQREFYEEIQAEITNIRYLDCIESLFTYNDKPGHEILFIYQCDFVDPKFYQIDKLDFKEGKRKKTALWVECDRFKTGDFKLVPEQFLNYL, from the coding sequence ATGCATAAGCCTGGTGAAATTCGGGTATTAGCCTTGGGATTAGTCAAAAATAGCGAACGCACTTTTCTTTCTCAAGGCTATGATCCTGGCAAGCAACAAACTTTTTACCGAGCAATGGGCGGTGGTGTTGATTTTGGGGAAACAAGCCGTGAAGCCTTACAACGGGAATTTTACGAAGAAATTCAAGCGGAAATCACCAATATTCGCTACCTCGACTGCATCGAAAGTCTGTTTACCTACAATGATAAGCCAGGGCACGAGATTCTTTTTATTTATCAGTGCGATTTTGTTGACCCCAAATTTTATCAAATAGACAAGCTTGATTTTAAAGAAGGTAAGCGCAAGAAAACCGCACTTTGGGTAGAGTGCGATCGTTTTAAAACTGGAGACTTCAAACTAGTACCAGAGCAGTTTTTAAATTATTTGTAA
- a CDS encoding DUF6887 family protein: MKQNFEEMSVSELRAYVLKHRDDLEAIRTLFHHPHLKEKIMPPLFNEDGVPIEENIKVAEATLKQRIEHENL, from the coding sequence ATGAAACAGAATTTTGAAGAAATGAGCGTGTCTGAGTTAAGAGCATATGTTTTAAAGCATCGAGACGATCTTGAAGCTATTCGCACTCTTTTTCATCATCCTCATTTGAAGGAAAAAATAATGCCTCCCTTATTTAATGAAGATGGTGTTCCTATCGAGGAAAATATTAAAGTAGCAGAAGCAACTCTGAAGCAAAGAATAGAGCATGAAAACTTATAG
- a CDS encoding DUF6888 family protein, producing MPLCSIYVTIEEPKILPTNEQAQVCLRVCQMLSNFYQDIHLFRFDDKTGDVYILAGDDLQIIVPPNEPWRFLDETEF from the coding sequence ATGCCCCTTTGTTCAATCTATGTCACAATTGAGGAACCAAAGATTCTTCCTACAAACGAACAGGCTCAAGTTTGTTTGCGAGTCTGTCAGATGTTGTCCAACTTTTACCAAGACATTCACTTATTCCGGTTCGATGATAAAACTGGAGATGTTTATATTTTGGCAGGCGATGACTTGCAAATCATAGTTCCTCCTAACGAACCTTGGAGGTTTTTAGATGAAACAGAATTTTGA
- a CDS encoding ribose-phosphate pyrophosphokinase has protein sequence MKVLRGSAVLSSATLTLQSAPTAVADNNRLRLFSGSANVPFSQEVARYLGMELGPMIRKRFADGELYIQIQESIRGCDVYLIQPTCHPVNDNLMELLIMIDACRRASARQITAVIPYYGYARADRKTAGRESITAKLVANLITQAGANRIVAMDLHSAQIQGYFDIPFDHVYGSPVIINYLASKKLADLVVVSPDVGGVARARAFAKKLDDAPLAIIDKRRQAHNVAEVLNVIGDVEGKTAVLVDDMIDTGGTITEGAKLLREQGARQVYACATHAVFSPPAVDRLASGIFEEVIVTNTIPVPEDHRFAQLTVLSVANLIGETIWRVHEDSSVSSMFR, from the coding sequence ATGAAGGTGCTCCGAGGGTCAGCCGTGCTCAGTTCTGCAACTTTGACACTTCAGTCAGCTCCTACTGCGGTTGCTGATAATAACCGTCTGCGTCTATTTTCTGGCTCTGCTAATGTACCGTTCTCCCAAGAAGTTGCTCGTTATTTGGGCATGGAATTGGGACCGATGATTAGAAAGCGCTTCGCAGATGGTGAACTTTACATTCAAATTCAAGAATCAATTCGCGGTTGTGATGTTTATCTCATTCAACCTACTTGCCACCCCGTCAACGATAATTTGATGGAACTGCTGATTATGATCGATGCCTGTCGTCGGGCTTCGGCGCGGCAGATTACAGCAGTGATTCCCTACTATGGTTACGCGAGGGCGGATCGCAAAACGGCAGGACGCGAGTCGATTACAGCTAAGTTGGTGGCTAACTTGATTACTCAAGCAGGCGCTAATCGCATTGTAGCGATGGATTTGCACTCCGCACAAATTCAAGGGTACTTCGATATCCCCTTTGACCATGTTTATGGTTCCCCAGTCATCATCAATTACTTAGCTAGTAAAAAACTTGCAGACTTGGTTGTTGTTTCGCCTGATGTCGGAGGTGTTGCCAGAGCAAGAGCATTTGCGAAAAAGTTAGATGATGCACCGCTAGCAATTATCGATAAACGGCGTCAAGCGCACAATGTCGCAGAAGTCCTCAATGTGATTGGTGATGTTGAAGGCAAAACTGCCGTACTGGTGGACGACATGATCGATACTGGCGGTACGATTACAGAGGGTGCTAAATTATTACGCGAACAGGGAGCACGCCAGGTTTATGCTTGTGCGACGCACGCCGTATTTTCACCACCAGCCGTGGATCGTTTAGCGAGTGGGATATTTGAAGAAGTGATTGTTACTAATACAATTCCTGTTCCAGAAGATCATCGTTTTGCACAATTAACAGTACTCTCAGTGGCAAATCTCATCGGTGAAACCATCTGGCGCGTCCACGAAGATAGTTCAGTTAGTAGTATGTTTCGTTAG
- a CDS encoding serine/threonine-protein kinase: protein MQPPIPLESVLQNRYRIIQVLGQGGFGRTYLAQDQGRFNELCALKELIPNQTDDFLLEKSKELFQREAATLYQIQHPQVPQFRANFEEDQRLFLVQDYVEGKTYHELLEERKAQGQTFSEAAVLQLIRQLLPVLAHLHTRGIIHRDISPDNIILRESDNKPVLIDFGVVKELATQFQSANHSPKPTTVGKLGYAPSEQLQTGKAYPNSDLYALAVTAIVLLTGKEPQELFDDTELTWNWQQWVTISPEFAAALNRMLSIRPGDRYQSVVEVAKALSSVDRLNTANPQLPKLQRPAIANTEESSNPPEPVMPEVSRIQTIAVGRPDLIVSNSRQPRQSDPVIPIPQKREFWENPWAVIGIGICVALVAGFGSLFLVSYFLSNRTPEPQSFPSPVVPESPTPTPTVTETPSPEPTTFSQQLDLIPGATASVSGTLQANGMANYTFNGEQGQQLSTALAQEGVLLTVLGPNQAPIEELARRVTRYQGTLPFTGEYTIQLSPVQGIEESNYQLDVLLENPVLPTPTPAETPPSTVVPTVVPERINVNPGEVVTPSGITGPQQITRYLVNVQEGQVLSVAVAQGGVSLDIRDPDGQLIEGATNLLKWQSQVLRSGDYQIDVIPTANEDIEFAVNIGIENLQ, encoded by the coding sequence ATGCAACCACCTATTCCACTAGAAAGTGTACTACAAAACCGCTACCGGATAATTCAAGTTTTGGGTCAAGGAGGGTTTGGTCGTACCTATTTAGCACAAGATCAAGGACGCTTTAACGAACTATGCGCCTTGAAAGAACTAATACCTAATCAAACCGATGATTTTCTGCTTGAAAAATCAAAAGAGCTATTTCAACGCGAAGCGGCAACTTTGTATCAGATACAGCATCCTCAAGTACCGCAATTTCGTGCCAATTTTGAAGAGGATCAACGTTTATTTCTTGTCCAGGATTATGTTGAAGGAAAAACCTACCACGAGTTACTAGAAGAACGCAAAGCCCAGGGACAAACTTTTTCAGAAGCGGCTGTATTGCAGTTAATTCGACAATTATTGCCTGTACTGGCACATTTACACACTCGTGGCATTATTCATCGCGATATTTCACCAGACAATATTATTTTGCGCGAAAGCGACAACAAACCAGTATTGATTGACTTTGGTGTTGTCAAAGAATTAGCAACACAGTTTCAGTCAGCAAATCATTCACCAAAACCTACAACTGTAGGTAAATTAGGTTATGCACCAAGCGAACAACTGCAAACAGGCAAAGCCTACCCTAATAGCGATCTTTATGCCTTAGCAGTGACTGCGATTGTCTTGCTGACAGGAAAAGAGCCTCAAGAGTTATTTGACGATACCGAACTTACATGGAACTGGCAACAGTGGGTGACAATCAGCCCAGAATTTGCTGCTGCGTTAAATCGAATGTTAAGTATTCGCCCAGGCGATCGCTACCAATCGGTTGTAGAGGTTGCGAAAGCTTTATCTTCAGTTGATCGTCTCAACACTGCAAATCCACAACTGCCCAAACTGCAACGCCCAGCGATCGCAAATACGGAAGAATCATCAAACCCTCCTGAACCTGTCATGCCGGAAGTATCGCGAATTCAAACAATTGCCGTAGGTCGTCCTGATTTAATCGTCTCAAATTCTCGTCAACCAAGACAGTCTGATCCGGTAATCCCTATACCACAAAAACGCGAATTTTGGGAAAATCCCTGGGCTGTGATTGGAATTGGGATTTGTGTCGCTTTAGTGGCTGGCTTTGGCTCATTGTTCCTAGTCAGTTACTTTCTAAGTAACCGCACCCCAGAACCACAATCATTTCCCTCTCCCGTTGTTCCCGAAAGCCCGACACCCACTCCAACGGTGACTGAAACACCTTCTCCAGAACCAACAACCTTTAGTCAACAACTAGATCTTATACCTGGTGCTACGGCAAGTGTTTCCGGTACACTGCAGGCTAACGGAATGGCTAATTACACCTTTAATGGCGAACAAGGACAACAACTTAGTACGGCTCTTGCACAAGAAGGTGTTCTGCTGACTGTGTTAGGACCAAATCAAGCACCAATCGAAGAATTAGCCCGAAGAGTAACGCGCTATCAAGGGACATTGCCTTTTACTGGAGAGTATACGATTCAATTAAGTCCTGTGCAAGGCATCGAGGAAAGTAACTATCAGCTTGACGTTTTACTTGAAAATCCAGTCTTACCGACACCAACGCCCGCAGAAACGCCACCATCAACAGTTGTTCCTACAGTCGTCCCCGAACGAATTAACGTCAATCCTGGAGAAGTAGTCACACCATCAGGTATCACAGGACCACAGCAAATAACGCGCTACTTAGTTAACGTACAAGAAGGGCAGGTTTTATCAGTAGCGGTAGCCCAAGGTGGAGTGTCTTTAGATATTCGCGATCCGGATGGTCAACTTATCGAAGGCGCTACTAATTTATTGAAATGGCAATCGCAAGTATTGCGTAGTGGTGATTATCAAATCGATGTCATTCCTACAGCAAATGAAGATATTGAATTTGCTGTAAATATTGGTATTGAAAATTTACAATAA
- the bioD gene encoding dethiobiotin synthase produces MNELLIAGTDTDAGKTVLTTALAAYWRNRFRNLGIMKPIQAGTGDRELYSQLFSLNQSTTEITPLYFEAPLAPPIAAAKENRDINLALVWQTLQNLKASRDFVLIEALGGLGSPVTAEFTVADLAAEWRLPTVLVVPVRLGAIAAAVANVALARQTRVLLKGIILNCIQARSPQEIEDLAPTELIQSLTNVPVLGCLPYFADPTDLDKLSQAAAALDLDLRLQR; encoded by the coding sequence GTGAATGAATTACTAATCGCGGGAACTGATACTGATGCAGGAAAAACTGTTTTAACGACCGCGTTGGCGGCTTACTGGCGAAATCGTTTTCGCAACTTGGGAATTATGAAACCGATTCAAGCTGGAACAGGCGATCGCGAATTGTACTCGCAGCTATTTTCACTAAATCAATCCACAACGGAAATCACACCACTCTACTTTGAAGCCCCGCTAGCACCACCCATCGCCGCCGCCAAGGAAAATCGCGATATCAATTTAGCACTTGTATGGCAAACGTTGCAAAACTTAAAGGCGTCGCGGGATTTTGTGCTGATAGAAGCTTTAGGAGGCTTGGGTTCGCCCGTAACAGCCGAGTTTACTGTTGCAGACTTAGCCGCCGAATGGCGATTACCAACGGTGCTAGTTGTTCCTGTTCGCTTAGGTGCGATCGCCGCCGCAGTTGCGAATGTAGCGTTAGCACGACAAACTCGCGTTTTACTCAAAGGAATTATACTTAATTGTATCCAAGCGCGATCGCCACAAGAAATTGAAGATCTAGCCCCTACTGAATTAATTCAATCCCTCACAAATGTCCCTGTTCTAGGTTGCTTGCCTTATTTTGCTGACCCTACCGATTTAGATAAATTATCTCAAGCTGCTGCTGCTTTAGACTTAGATCTTAGGTTGCAACGTTGA
- a CDS encoding Uma2 family endonuclease, with protein MQLALKHLVTSDTATVTANTDVLLSVPVGKSVLLENVNWQTFEKILTQLGNHRAARLAYDRGILEIMAPLPEHEYYKEAIGVLVQDLADVLDVDYETLGSTTWKRQDLLAGVEPDNCFYFQHELEIRGKLNFDLTQDPPPDLVLEIDITSKSLDRMPIYARLGVPEIWRYDKGQIKIYQLQGEAYAEPDMSLAFPTIRVQQIIPFIQQHQAAGKKAMRRAFREWVRLQVA; from the coding sequence ATGCAGCTTGCCTTAAAACACTTGGTCACTTCAGATACAGCAACTGTAACTGCCAACACTGACGTTCTGCTAAGCGTGCCTGTAGGAAAAAGTGTCTTATTAGAAAACGTTAACTGGCAGACATTTGAAAAGATCTTAACTCAATTGGGGAATCATCGTGCTGCTCGACTTGCGTATGACCGAGGAATCCTAGAAATTATGGCTCCTTTACCAGAACATGAATACTACAAAGAAGCAATTGGAGTTTTAGTTCAAGACTTAGCAGATGTCCTAGATGTTGACTATGAAACACTCGGTTCGACAACCTGGAAACGTCAAGACTTGCTAGCAGGGGTGGAACCCGATAACTGTTTTTACTTTCAGCATGAGTTAGAAATTCGCGGCAAATTAAATTTTGACCTTACCCAAGATCCACCCCCCGATTTAGTCCTAGAAATTGACATTACGAGTAAATCCCTCGATCGCATGCCTATTTATGCACGATTGGGCGTTCCTGAGATTTGGCGTTATGACAAAGGACAAATTAAAATTTATCAGCTTCAGGGCGAGGCATATGCTGAACCAGACATGAGTCTTGCCTTTCCTACGATTCGAGTGCAGCAAATTATTCCTTTTATTCAGCAACATCAAGCTGCAGGGAAAAAAGCAATGCGACGTGCTTTTCGGGAATGGGTTAGGCTACAGGTAGCGTAA
- a CDS encoding M20 metallopeptidase family protein encodes MVSTSSKPLNVDLSRIRSDIQALQPQLVAWRRKLHQRPELGFQEHLTAEFVAQKLQEWGIEHHLGIAKTGIVAVIRGEGSGIGGQGEEKTSSKTPVLAIRADMDALPIQEENDVPYRSQHDGVMHACGHDGHTAIALGTAYYLSQHRDTFSGTVKIIFQPAEEGPGGAKPMIEAGVLKNPDVDAIVGLHLWNNLPLGTVGVRSGALMAAVETFRCTILGKGGHGAMPHQTVDSIVVAAQIVNALQTIVARNVNPIESAVVTVGELHAGTALNVIADTARMSGTVRYFNPKLEGYFAQRIEQIIAGICQSHGATYELNYSQLYPPVINNPEMAEFVRSQAVRVIETPLGIIPECQTMGGEDMSFFLQEVPGCYFFLGSANLSRNLAYPHHHPRFDFDETALSMGVEIFVRCVENFS; translated from the coding sequence ATGGTTTCCACTTCCTCAAAACCTCTTAATGTCGATTTATCCCGCATTCGCTCAGATATTCAAGCTTTACAGCCGCAATTAGTCGCGTGGCGGCGTAAGTTGCATCAACGCCCAGAACTTGGTTTTCAAGAACACTTGACTGCCGAATTTGTTGCTCAAAAGCTGCAAGAATGGGGAATTGAGCATCATCTGGGTATTGCTAAAACGGGAATTGTTGCTGTTATTAGGGGTGAGGGATCAGGGATCGGAGGTCAGGGGGAGGAGAAAACTAGCTCAAAAACGCCTGTGTTGGCAATTCGGGCGGACATGGATGCGTTACCGATTCAGGAAGAGAATGATGTACCATACCGTTCGCAGCATGATGGAGTGATGCATGCTTGCGGACACGATGGACATACAGCGATCGCCCTTGGTACGGCTTATTATCTTTCCCAACACCGCGATACATTCAGCGGTACTGTAAAAATTATCTTCCAGCCTGCAGAAGAAGGACCAGGAGGGGCTAAGCCGATGATCGAGGCGGGAGTGTTAAAGAACCCCGATGTTGATGCGATCGTTGGTTTGCATCTGTGGAATAATTTACCACTAGGTACGGTAGGCGTCCGTAGTGGTGCCCTGATGGCAGCTGTAGAAACTTTTCGCTGCACAATCTTGGGTAAAGGCGGACACGGTGCAATGCCGCATCAAACTGTTGATTCTATAGTAGTAGCTGCCCAAATTGTCAACGCATTGCAAACAATCGTAGCACGAAATGTCAATCCAATTGAATCAGCAGTTGTAACCGTAGGCGAACTTCATGCTGGAACGGCACTTAATGTTATTGCAGATACTGCACGGATGAGTGGTACAGTGCGGTATTTTAACCCGAAGTTGGAGGGATATTTTGCCCAACGCATTGAGCAAATTATTGCTGGAATTTGCCAAAGTCATGGCGCGACGTACGAATTGAATTACTCGCAGCTATATCCCCCAGTAATTAACAATCCTGAGATGGCAGAATTTGTGCGATCGCAAGCTGTAAGAGTGATCGAAACCCCGCTAGGAATTATCCCTGAATGTCAAACGATGGGTGGCGAAGATATGTCATTCTTTTTGCAGGAGGTCCCTGGATGCTACTTCTTTTTAGGTTCGGCAAATTTAAGTCGAAATTTAGCGTATCCTCACCATCATCCCCGCTTTGATTTTGATGAAACTGCATTGAGTATGGGAGTAGAAATTTTTGTGCGTTGTGTGGAGAATTTTAGCTAA
- a CDS encoding glutathione binding-like protein — translation MIDLYTFTTPNGRKASIMLEEVELPYNVHVIDITKNDQFTSEYVAINPNSKIPAIVDQDTSTTVFESGAILIYLAEKTGKLLPADQKQRFQVLEWLMLQMGSVGPMFGQLNHFKKFAPEKIPYAIARYEKETLRLYGVLDKQLANNEFLCGDYSIADIATYPWVAIYEFQGLTLDNHPNLKRWVETVQQRSAVQRGMSVP, via the coding sequence ATGATTGACCTCTATACTTTTACAACACCAAACGGACGCAAAGCTTCGATTATGTTAGAGGAAGTTGAACTTCCCTACAACGTCCACGTTATTGATATTACAAAAAATGATCAATTTACATCGGAATATGTAGCGATTAATCCCAATAGTAAAATTCCAGCAATTGTGGATCAAGACACAAGCACAACAGTTTTTGAGTCAGGGGCAATTCTAATTTATTTAGCGGAAAAAACGGGAAAATTACTACCCGCAGATCAAAAACAACGCTTTCAAGTTTTGGAATGGCTAATGCTGCAGATGGGTAGTGTCGGACCAATGTTTGGTCAACTCAATCACTTTAAAAAGTTCGCCCCAGAAAAAATTCCCTACGCGATCGCACGCTACGAAAAAGAAACACTGCGACTTTATGGAGTATTGGATAAACAACTTGCTAATAACGAATTTCTTTGCGGTGATTACTCGATTGCAGACATTGCAACATATCCCTGGGTTGCTATTTATGAATTTCAAGGCTTAACTCTAGACAATCACCCCAATCTCAAACGCTGGGTGGAAACAGTACAACAACGTTCAGCAGTACAGCGTGGGATGTCCGTACCTTAG
- a CDS encoding NAD(P)-dependent oxidoreductase, with the protein MNNREQSKIPTLPGRVVITSSGNLAQKVAQQFPPETVITLPYDRISLDAPDTFVLVPGIQLVDAALMDSLPQLKLIQRSSVGVENVDIPAATQRGIYVANVPSAGTGNAESVAELAILHMLALARNYQDGELNWDQPEGQSLWGKTVGIYGLGGIGQALARRLRAFEVQLLGIKQHPAPSLAAALGLQWLGTPAERSHLLQHSDFVIIAASADNVTQPFAWEDFQQMKSTAYFINVTRGIWVDEIALVKALQNRIIAGAGLDVFQQEPLEPDSPLLQANLNLRLTPHSGGHTDTASTGIAKAVAANILLVAQGQPPQHLIRG; encoded by the coding sequence ATGAATAATCGGGAACAGTCTAAAATACCTACTCTTCCTGGTCGAGTCGTCATTACTTCTTCTGGCAACTTAGCACAAAAGGTAGCGCAGCAATTTCCGCCGGAAACTGTCATCACTTTACCGTACGATCGCATTTCTTTAGATGCACCTGATACGTTTGTCTTAGTTCCAGGTATTCAACTCGTAGATGCGGCACTCATGGATAGCTTACCGCAACTCAAACTCATTCAACGCTCAAGCGTTGGGGTAGAAAATGTCGATATTCCAGCAGCGACACAACGCGGTATTTACGTTGCCAATGTTCCCTCAGCGGGTACGGGGAATGCTGAATCAGTCGCGGAACTGGCAATCTTACATATGCTAGCTTTAGCGCGAAACTATCAAGATGGCGAACTTAATTGGGATCAACCCGAAGGACAAAGCTTATGGGGCAAAACGGTAGGAATTTACGGTTTAGGTGGAATTGGTCAAGCATTGGCGCGAAGACTGCGTGCTTTTGAGGTACAGCTATTAGGAATTAAACAGCATCCCGCTCCTTCCCTTGCTGCTGCACTGGGTTTACAATGGCTAGGAACTCCGGCTGAGCGATCGCATTTACTGCAACACTCTGATTTTGTGATTATTGCGGCTTCGGCTGATAATGTTACGCAGCCTTTTGCTTGGGAAGACTTTCAACAGATGAAATCTACTGCGTATTTCATTAATGTCACCCGTGGAATTTGGGTAGATGAAATCGCTTTGGTAAAAGCCTTACAAAACAGAATCATTGCGGGTGCGGGACTCGATGTCTTTCAACAAGAACCATTAGAACCTGATTCCCCACTGCTGCAAGCAAACCTGAATCTTAGACTAACTCCGCATTCAGGCGGACACACCGATACCGCATCAACAGGAATTGCCAAAGCTGTCGCGGCGAATATTCTGCTAGTAGCCCAAGGTCAACCACCGCAACACTTGATTCGTGGATAA